One window from the genome of Myxococcus fulvus encodes:
- a CDS encoding M28 family peptidase, whose amino-acid sequence MVIRERAAEAVVSFPDRAVVEAEARLLRWVEHLAIPRHFVVNARNNAWVRDALAEAFEQLGLEVRIQGRYGNVVALPRSAKGRTVTFVAAHYDSVPNCPGADDNASGLAVMLECARTLALRGAGEGVGFLAFNAEEDGFLGSYDFVTHGVPALPCGLGTTHVLEMVGFRERSGVAQQLPLPWVPKGLRSPDFLGLLAKGRSNGAVDRALGSDAAAGLRLMGAKTWGPLYRLLPDLARSDHVPFWLADRPAVLWTDTANFRNPHYHRATDTPDTLDPSFMREVSELLVAVVSAESAA is encoded by the coding sequence ATGGTCATTCGAGAGCGAGCAGCGGAGGCGGTGGTTTCATTTCCCGACAGGGCGGTCGTGGAGGCCGAGGCGCGGTTGCTCCGGTGGGTGGAGCATCTGGCCATCCCGCGTCACTTCGTCGTGAACGCGCGCAACAACGCCTGGGTCCGGGACGCGCTGGCGGAGGCGTTCGAGCAGCTGGGGCTCGAGGTGCGAATCCAGGGGCGCTACGGGAACGTGGTGGCGCTTCCGCGGAGCGCGAAGGGGCGCACGGTGACCTTCGTGGCGGCCCACTACGACAGCGTCCCGAACTGTCCCGGCGCGGACGACAACGCGAGCGGGCTGGCGGTGATGCTCGAGTGCGCCAGGACGCTGGCGCTCCGCGGTGCGGGCGAGGGCGTCGGCTTCCTCGCGTTCAACGCGGAGGAGGATGGATTCCTGGGCAGCTACGACTTCGTCACCCATGGCGTGCCCGCGCTGCCATGCGGGCTGGGGACGACGCACGTGTTGGAGATGGTCGGCTTCCGCGAGCGCTCGGGCGTGGCGCAGCAGCTGCCGCTGCCGTGGGTGCCCAAGGGCTTGCGGTCTCCGGACTTCCTCGGGCTGCTCGCGAAGGGGCGCTCCAATGGCGCGGTGGACCGGGCCCTCGGCTCGGACGCGGCGGCGGGGCTGCGGTTGATGGGCGCGAAGACGTGGGGGCCGCTCTACCGGCTGCTGCCCGACCTGGCCCGCAGCGACCACGTCCCGTTCTGGCTGGCCGACCGCCCGGCGGTGCTCTGGACCGATACGGCGAACTTCCGCAACCCCCACTACCACCGCGCCACGGACACGCCGGACACGTTGGACCCCTCGTTCATGCGCGAGGTGTCCGAGCTGCTCGTCGCCGTCGTCTCCGCGGAATCGGCCGCCTGA
- a CDS encoding 3-oxoacyl-ACP reductase yields the protein MTDRLMSLAHNPFTRGLVKALGLPQPTQLARAEGGWAAQPFANRVVVLGAAPGGFAAEGAQAAFTNGGARVLDGPPADASQRVDAVLFDATGLGGPQDTRALYDFFHPLLPRLARNARVLVLAAVPDEAPSPAASAAARGVEGFVRSLGKEVGRQGVTANVAYVARGAEERLAGPVRFFCGVGSTYVSGQALHLSGDVRAASAVPLHAALSGKVALVTGAARGIGAATAERLAQEGARVVCLDVPALADALKETAARVGGDALALDVTSPDAPVTLVAALRAGSGGVDIVVHNAGITRDRTLAKMTPEQWEQVLAVNLAAIVAIDEALLGTGALRDEGRLVYLSSISGVSGNFGQTNYATSKAALVGYVAALAPRLAARGICANAVAPGFIETAMVAKMPLMTREVGRRLNSLSQGGQPRDVAELVTFLSSPGAHGVTGNTVRVCGQGLIGA from the coding sequence ATGACCGACCGGCTCATGTCCCTGGCCCACAACCCGTTCACCCGTGGGCTCGTGAAGGCCCTCGGCCTGCCCCAGCCCACGCAGCTGGCGCGGGCCGAAGGGGGCTGGGCGGCGCAGCCCTTCGCGAACCGCGTCGTGGTGCTGGGCGCGGCCCCGGGTGGCTTCGCCGCAGAGGGCGCGCAGGCCGCGTTCACGAACGGTGGCGCCAGGGTGCTGGATGGTCCCCCCGCGGACGCCTCCCAGCGCGTGGACGCGGTCCTCTTCGACGCCACGGGCCTGGGTGGCCCCCAGGACACGCGCGCGCTCTATGACTTCTTCCACCCGCTGCTCCCCCGGCTCGCGCGCAACGCGCGGGTGCTGGTGCTGGCGGCGGTGCCGGACGAGGCCCCGAGCCCCGCGGCCTCCGCCGCCGCGCGAGGCGTGGAGGGCTTCGTGCGCAGCCTGGGCAAGGAGGTGGGCCGCCAGGGTGTCACCGCGAACGTCGCCTACGTGGCGCGCGGCGCCGAGGAGCGGCTGGCCGGCCCGGTGCGCTTCTTCTGCGGCGTGGGGAGCACCTATGTGTCGGGACAGGCGCTCCACCTCTCCGGCGACGTGCGCGCGGCGTCGGCCGTGCCGCTGCACGCGGCGTTGAGCGGCAAGGTGGCCCTGGTGACGGGCGCGGCGCGCGGCATCGGCGCGGCGACGGCGGAGCGGCTGGCCCAGGAGGGCGCGCGCGTGGTGTGCCTGGATGTGCCCGCGCTCGCGGACGCGCTGAAGGAGACCGCCGCGCGCGTGGGCGGTGATGCGCTGGCGTTGGATGTCACCTCACCGGATGCGCCGGTGACGCTGGTGGCCGCGCTGAGGGCGGGCTCGGGCGGGGTGGACATCGTCGTGCACAACGCGGGCATCACCCGCGACCGCACGCTCGCGAAGATGACGCCCGAGCAGTGGGAGCAGGTGCTCGCCGTCAACCTCGCGGCCATCGTGGCGATCGACGAGGCGCTGCTCGGCACCGGCGCGCTGCGCGACGAGGGGCGGCTGGTGTACCTGTCCTCCATCAGCGGGGTGTCGGGCAACTTCGGCCAGACGAACTACGCGACGAGCAAGGCCGCGCTCGTCGGCTACGTGGCGGCGCTCGCGCCCCGGCTCGCCGCGCGGGGCATCTGCGCCAACGCCGTGGCCCCGGGCTTCATCGAGACGGCCATGGTGGCGAAGATGCCGCTGATGACGCGCGAGGTGGGCCGCCGGCTCAACTCCCTGTCCCAGGGCGGACAGCCGCGCGACGTCGCGGAGCTCGTCACCTTCCTGTCGAGCCCCGGCGCCCACGGCGTGACGGGCAACACGGTGCGCGTCTGCGGTCAGGGGCTCATCGGCGCCTGA
- a CDS encoding autorepressor SdpR family transcription factor, whose protein sequence is MRTQEVFKAISDPTRRKVLKLLQGGSKSAGELAEAFDITKGSLSHHFNVLKAADLVRSERRGQQIVYSLNTTVFEDVAALLMDLFKVEKKNGEP, encoded by the coding sequence ATGCGGACGCAGGAGGTCTTCAAGGCGATTTCGGACCCGACGCGGCGCAAGGTGCTCAAGCTCCTGCAGGGGGGCTCGAAGAGCGCGGGTGAGCTCGCGGAGGCGTTCGACATCACGAAGGGCTCGCTCTCGCATCACTTCAACGTGTTGAAGGCCGCGGACCTGGTGCGCAGCGAGCGACGGGGACAGCAGATTGTCTACTCCCTCAACACGACGGTGTTCGAGGACGTGGCGGCGCTGTTGATGGACCTCTTCAAGGTCGAGAAGAAGAACGGGGAGCCGTGA
- a CDS encoding DUF3892 domain-containing protein → MRYITQIRLEGGALHEHITRLRWVEATHAGECTRAELVLWVQKGGDARVRNSPMDVKVEVVEATPPYLRTKANGISTDNLLALPRF, encoded by the coding sequence ATGCGCTACATCACCCAGATACGACTCGAGGGGGGCGCGCTCCACGAGCACATCACCCGCCTGCGCTGGGTCGAGGCGACCCACGCGGGAGAGTGCACCCGCGCGGAGCTGGTCCTGTGGGTCCAGAAGGGCGGGGATGCGCGGGTGCGCAACAGCCCCATGGACGTGAAGGTGGAGGTCGTCGAGGCCACGCCTCCGTACCTGCGCACGAAGGCGAACGGCATCTCCACCGACAACCTGCTCGCGCTCCCGCGCTTCTAG
- the gap gene encoding type I glyceraldehyde-3-phosphate dehydrogenase, with protein sequence MTRKLAINGFGRIGRCIVRAMFERGIKDLELVALNDLTDAATLAHLYNYDTVHGRATHRAEARDGKLVIEGREIRVVAEKDPGKLPWKELGVDIVLECTGLFTDKEKAVAHLSAGARKVIIGAPAKGHDATIVLGVNTQDYDGAKHHVISCGSCTTNCLAPVAKVLLDGFGLERGLMTTTHSYTNDQALLDVPHRKGDLRRARAAAQNIIPASSGAAKALSEVIPSLKGKFDGQAMRVPTMDVSLVDLTFESTRPLTKDSIHAAMKAASEGPMANILGYTEEQLVSSDYLGDARSSIFDATLTQVLGDRFAKVFAWYDNEWGFSNRMIELSQLVASKL encoded by the coding sequence ATGACCCGGAAACTCGCCATCAACGGCTTCGGCCGCATCGGCCGCTGCATCGTCCGCGCGATGTTCGAGCGAGGCATCAAGGACCTGGAGCTCGTCGCGCTCAACGATTTGACGGACGCCGCGACGCTCGCGCATCTGTACAACTACGACACCGTCCACGGCCGCGCCACGCACCGGGCCGAGGCGCGGGACGGCAAGCTCGTCATCGAGGGCCGTGAGATTCGCGTCGTCGCGGAGAAGGACCCGGGCAAGCTCCCCTGGAAGGAGCTGGGCGTGGACATCGTGCTGGAGTGCACGGGCCTGTTCACCGACAAGGAGAAGGCCGTCGCGCACCTGTCCGCCGGAGCGCGCAAGGTCATCATCGGCGCGCCGGCCAAGGGCCACGACGCGACCATCGTCCTGGGAGTCAACACGCAGGACTACGACGGGGCGAAGCACCACGTCATCTCGTGCGGCTCGTGCACCACGAACTGCCTGGCGCCGGTGGCGAAGGTGCTGCTGGACGGCTTCGGGCTGGAGCGCGGCCTGATGACGACGACGCACTCGTACACCAATGACCAGGCGCTGCTCGACGTGCCGCACCGCAAGGGCGACCTGCGCCGGGCGCGCGCCGCCGCGCAGAACATCATCCCCGCGTCCTCCGGGGCCGCCAAGGCGCTGAGCGAGGTCATCCCGTCCCTCAAGGGCAAGTTCGATGGCCAGGCGATGCGCGTGCCGACGATGGACGTCTCGCTCGTGGACCTCACCTTCGAGAGCACCCGGCCGCTCACCAAGGACTCGATTCACGCCGCGATGAAGGCGGCGAGCGAGGGGCCGATGGCGAACATCCTCGGCTACACGGAAGAGCAGCTGGTCTCCAGCGACTACCTGGGGGATGCGCGCTCCTCCATCTTCGACGCCACGCTCACCCAGGTGCTGGGCGACCGCTTCGCCAAGGTCTTCGCCTGGTACGACAACGAGTGGGGCTTCTCGAACCGGATGATCGAGCTCTCCCAGCTCGTGGCCTCCAAGCTCTGA
- a CDS encoding AMP-binding protein: MGQTPEAVYKHISRVSLGDVIRRSALRWPERTALIDGELELSYAELDRRANAFAHHLLGQGLAPGARVAMLCGNSAQMVTAFFGIYKAGLVWVPINTGLSVEAIGYILEHAEVSRVVIDLELLAKPELRAMLDARGLGLIVCVPEGQAAPGGGAVAFLDTLKGQHGTPPAVDIESTQLAQIMYTSGTTGQQKGVMHSHASIHSALSGNLFELELRPSDVTLCVLPMFHCAQHAVSVSFLMAGATVIVRRVFEPGAMLATIERRGVTFLLGLPIMYGAMLAHPARPTTKLSSLRMCLYVMAPMARTMLVELLEKFCPGGFALASGQTEMYPATTMFKPEQQLKRFGSYWGDSVVTNETAIMDDEGRLLGRGEVGEIVHRGPNVMLGYYKDPEATERARAFGWHHTGDLGMFDADGQLLFVDRKKDMIKTGGENVPSIKVEEVLLRHPAVLQVAVVGLPHPRWAEAVTGFVVLKPGASATAPDLITHCRQHLGGFEVPKSVVLLEAMPQTSTGKAQKFVLRQRFEQHYQDGAA; encoded by the coding sequence ATGGGACAGACCCCGGAAGCCGTCTACAAGCACATCAGCCGCGTCTCGCTGGGAGACGTCATCCGCCGCTCCGCGCTCCGCTGGCCGGAGCGCACGGCGCTCATCGACGGTGAGCTGGAGCTGTCGTACGCGGAGCTGGACCGGCGGGCCAACGCGTTCGCCCACCACCTGCTCGGCCAGGGGCTCGCCCCGGGAGCGCGGGTGGCCATGCTCTGCGGCAACTCCGCGCAGATGGTCACCGCCTTCTTCGGCATCTACAAGGCGGGCCTGGTCTGGGTGCCCATCAACACGGGGCTCTCCGTGGAGGCCATCGGCTACATCCTCGAGCACGCCGAGGTGTCGCGGGTGGTCATCGACCTGGAGCTGCTCGCGAAGCCGGAGCTGCGCGCGATGCTCGACGCCAGGGGCCTGGGCCTCATCGTCTGTGTCCCCGAGGGACAGGCCGCGCCCGGAGGCGGCGCCGTGGCCTTCCTGGACACGCTGAAGGGCCAGCACGGCACGCCGCCGGCGGTGGACATCGAGAGCACGCAGCTGGCGCAGATCATGTACACCAGCGGGACCACCGGCCAGCAGAAGGGCGTGATGCACTCGCACGCGTCCATCCACTCGGCGCTCAGCGGGAACCTGTTCGAGCTGGAGCTGCGTCCCAGCGACGTGACGTTGTGCGTGCTGCCGATGTTCCACTGCGCGCAGCACGCCGTCTCCGTGTCGTTCCTGATGGCGGGCGCCACCGTCATCGTGCGGCGCGTGTTCGAGCCCGGCGCGATGCTCGCCACCATCGAGCGGCGCGGCGTCACCTTCCTGTTGGGCCTGCCCATCATGTACGGCGCCATGCTGGCGCACCCGGCGCGTCCGACGACGAAGCTGTCCAGCCTGCGCATGTGCCTGTACGTCATGGCGCCCATGGCGCGCACGATGCTGGTGGAGCTCTTGGAGAAGTTCTGTCCGGGCGGGTTCGCGCTCGCGTCGGGGCAGACGGAGATGTACCCGGCCACGACGATGTTCAAGCCCGAGCAGCAGCTCAAGCGGTTCGGCTCGTACTGGGGCGACTCGGTGGTGACGAACGAGACGGCCATCATGGATGACGAGGGCCGGCTGCTCGGCCGCGGCGAGGTGGGCGAAATCGTCCACCGCGGGCCGAACGTGATGCTCGGCTACTACAAGGACCCGGAGGCCACCGAGCGCGCGCGGGCGTTCGGCTGGCACCACACCGGGGACCTGGGCATGTTCGACGCCGACGGTCAGCTGCTCTTCGTGGACCGCAAGAAGGACATGATCAAGACCGGCGGAGAGAACGTCCCGTCCATCAAGGTCGAGGAGGTCCTCCTGCGCCACCCCGCCGTCCTGCAGGTGGCGGTGGTGGGCCTGCCGCACCCGCGCTGGGCGGAGGCCGTCACCGGCTTCGTCGTGCTCAAGCCCGGCGCCTCGGCCACGGCGCCGGACCTCATCACCCACTGCCGTCAGCACCTCGGCGGCTTCGAGGTGCCCAAGTCCGTTGTCCTGCTGGAGGCCATGCCGCAGACGTCCACCGGCAAGGCCCAGAAGTTCGTGCTCCGTCAGCGGTTCGAGCAGCACTACCAGGACGGCGCGGCGTAG
- a CDS encoding iron-containing redox enzyme family protein encodes MQTQTQDPTGWVALLDQEARALVAVLDVHPDARRLFDGTLDEAGYIHYLVQTYHYARWSTPMLGDAGRRLRRLGTHPWLAELLLQKADEERGHENWLLSDLKNLGVPAERVERAVKTPAVEAYTGWNFFTSRSGVPTAVLGTAYVLEYLSQTRASGAVERLIAVDAIPHIRESVTFLRSHGALDEGHVAEMNTVLRELTDPEEQAAVVLSARATRSIYPGIFREG; translated from the coding sequence GTGCAGACGCAGACGCAGGACCCGACGGGGTGGGTGGCGCTCTTGGACCAGGAGGCGAGGGCGCTGGTGGCGGTGCTGGACGTGCACCCGGACGCGCGGCGGCTCTTCGACGGCACCCTCGACGAGGCGGGCTACATCCACTACCTCGTCCAGACGTACCACTACGCGCGCTGGAGCACGCCGATGCTGGGCGACGCCGGGCGCCGGCTGCGGCGGCTGGGCACGCACCCGTGGCTGGCGGAGCTGCTGCTCCAGAAGGCGGACGAGGAGCGCGGCCACGAGAATTGGCTCCTGTCGGACCTGAAGAACCTGGGCGTCCCGGCCGAGCGCGTCGAGCGCGCGGTGAAGACGCCCGCCGTGGAGGCCTACACCGGCTGGAACTTCTTCACGTCCCGCTCGGGCGTGCCGACGGCCGTGCTGGGGACGGCGTACGTCCTGGAGTACCTCTCCCAGACGCGCGCGAGCGGCGCGGTGGAGCGCCTCATCGCCGTGGACGCCATCCCCCACATCCGCGAGTCGGTGACGTTCCTGCGCAGCCACGGCGCGCTGGACGAGGGCCACGTGGCGGAGATGAACACGGTGCTGCGCGAGTTGACGGACCCCGAGGAGCAGGCCGCGGTGGTCCTCTCCGCGCGCGCCACGCGCAGCATCTACCCGGGCATCTTCCGGGAGGGCTGA
- a CDS encoding TetR/AcrR family transcriptional regulator C-terminal domain-containing protein — protein sequence MKQTNKREPLSRERILSAALDIVDREGLEAISMRRLGQALGVEAMSLYNHVPNKAAILDGLFETVLAEVPSAKRAGTWQVALRERAQALRKALRTHPNTLPLFATRAAVTPGAIAHVEAVLDTLRNAGFSPDEALSALQVLMAFVVGHSLSSYAPQPDDARSHPAYQQLNEKDFPRVHEIARVLDSHDVEKEFELGLEAMMTGLEANPARRKPARK from the coding sequence ATGAAGCAGACGAACAAACGGGAACCCCTTTCGAGGGAGCGGATCCTCAGCGCGGCGCTCGACATCGTCGACCGCGAGGGGCTGGAGGCCATCTCCATGCGTCGTCTGGGTCAGGCGCTGGGCGTGGAGGCGATGTCGCTCTACAACCACGTCCCCAACAAGGCGGCCATCCTCGACGGGCTCTTCGAGACGGTGCTCGCCGAGGTGCCCTCCGCGAAGCGCGCGGGGACCTGGCAGGTGGCGTTGAGGGAGCGGGCCCAGGCGCTGCGCAAGGCCCTGCGCACGCACCCGAACACGCTGCCCCTGTTCGCGACGCGCGCCGCCGTCACGCCCGGGGCCATCGCCCACGTGGAGGCGGTGCTCGACACGCTCCGCAACGCGGGCTTCAGTCCGGACGAGGCGCTCAGCGCGCTACAGGTGTTGATGGCCTTCGTCGTGGGCCACTCGCTCTCCAGCTATGCGCCCCAGCCCGACGACGCGCGCTCACACCCCGCCTATCAACAGCTCAACGAGAAGGACTTCCCCCGCGTCCACGAAATCGCGCGCGTGCTGGACAGCCACGACGTGGAGAAGGAGTTCGAGCTGGGCCTGGAGGCGATGATGACCGGGTTGGAGGCGAACCCGGCGCGCCGGAAGCCCGCCCGGAAGTAG
- a CDS encoding RibD family protein, which yields MKDAKRPYVICHMVPSLDGRIVTQGWKLPPRAMAEYERTAETYDADAWMIGRISMAPYAGKAKVPVRKAGAPIPREDFIARRDAESYAIALDPSGKLTWKSGSIDEEHVITILTEQVSDDYLAFLQGKGVSYLFGGKDSLDLKKVLAKLRKVFGIRKLLLEGGGKINGSFLAADLIDELSILVAPIADGGVGTPALFDVEGKRGRARHLKLVSVEKRSGDLLWLRYKPKR from the coding sequence ATGAAGGACGCGAAGCGGCCGTATGTCATCTGTCACATGGTCCCCTCTCTCGACGGACGCATCGTCACCCAGGGGTGGAAGCTGCCACCCCGGGCGATGGCCGAGTACGAGCGCACGGCGGAGACCTATGACGCGGACGCGTGGATGATTGGCCGCATCTCCATGGCGCCATACGCCGGCAAGGCGAAGGTGCCCGTGCGCAAGGCGGGCGCGCCGATTCCCCGCGAGGACTTCATCGCGCGGCGCGACGCGGAGTCCTACGCCATCGCGCTGGACCCGTCGGGGAAGCTCACCTGGAAGTCGGGCTCCATCGACGAGGAGCACGTCATCACCATCCTCACCGAGCAGGTCTCCGACGACTACCTGGCGTTCCTCCAGGGCAAGGGCGTCTCGTACCTGTTCGGCGGCAAGGACTCGCTGGACTTGAAGAAGGTGCTCGCGAAGCTCCGGAAGGTGTTCGGCATCCGCAAGCTGCTGCTGGAAGGGGGAGGGAAGATCAACGGCTCCTTCCTGGCTGCGGACCTCATCGACGAGCTGAGCATCCTGGTGGCGCCCATCGCGGATGGCGGCGTGGGCACGCCCGCGCTGTTCGACGTGGAGGGGAAGCGGGGGCGCGCGCGTCACCTGAAGCTCGTCTCCGTCGAGAAGCGCTCGGGGGATCTGCTCTGGCTGCGCTACAAGCCGAAGCGCTGA
- a CDS encoding LuxR C-terminal-related transcriptional regulator: MHFTSKELELRERIITALHSSLSLPLVLEATRAPLLELTPADHMGLCVMTPGPPLDFQWLVPGHRLTLLDEYPRWADSDFVRGPIFAQPNVVLRDTQMLPRRALEASALYRRSQELDLRLEHVMAVLLPAKETLLGAFTLYRDQRVEFSEHDAALLTSLTPHLTNALRNCRDMQAARSGARLLEELYNRPDAGFLVVLPPSHELLRSERAKVLLDKWFTPSDLHASGIPGMLLERLNALARMHPDERLKHNPLVALRGETYLVVRFIELPQPEGPAQWALSINEVPMSIPLPQHMRQQLTPRQVDIAQGILRNWSNEQIAEHLKLSEDTVKTHVRDIFGRLKVDNRADFLYQASHLNRPI, encoded by the coding sequence ATGCACTTCACGTCGAAGGAACTCGAACTGAGGGAGAGAATCATCACGGCCCTCCACAGCTCCTTGTCCCTCCCGCTGGTCCTGGAGGCGACGCGGGCCCCACTGCTCGAGCTCACCCCCGCGGACCACATGGGCCTGTGCGTGATGACGCCAGGGCCACCCCTCGACTTCCAGTGGCTGGTCCCCGGCCACCGGCTGACGCTGTTGGACGAGTACCCCCGGTGGGCCGACTCGGACTTCGTGCGCGGGCCCATCTTCGCGCAGCCCAACGTGGTGCTCCGGGACACGCAGATGCTGCCGCGCAGGGCGCTGGAAGCGAGCGCGCTGTACCGACGCAGCCAGGAGCTGGACCTGCGGCTGGAGCACGTCATGGCCGTGCTGCTGCCCGCCAAGGAGACCCTGCTCGGCGCCTTCACCCTGTACCGGGACCAGCGGGTGGAGTTCTCCGAGCACGACGCCGCGCTCCTGACGAGCCTCACGCCCCACCTCACCAACGCGCTTCGCAACTGCCGCGACATGCAGGCGGCCCGGAGCGGCGCGAGGCTCCTGGAGGAGCTCTACAACCGGCCGGACGCGGGCTTCCTGGTGGTGCTCCCGCCCAGCCACGAGCTCTTGCGCTCGGAGCGCGCCAAGGTGCTCCTGGACAAGTGGTTCACGCCGTCCGACCTCCACGCGTCGGGCATCCCGGGCATGTTGCTGGAGCGACTCAACGCCCTGGCGCGCATGCACCCGGACGAGCGGCTCAAGCACAACCCGCTCGTGGCGCTGCGCGGCGAGACGTACCTGGTGGTGCGGTTCATCGAGCTTCCCCAGCCCGAGGGCCCCGCCCAGTGGGCCCTGTCCATCAACGAGGTCCCCATGTCGATTCCCCTCCCGCAGCACATGCGCCAGCAGCTCACGCCCCGTCAGGTCGACATCGCCCAGGGCATCCTGCGCAACTGGTCCAACGAGCAGATCGCCGAGCACCTCAAGCTCTCCGAGGACACGGTGAAGACCCACGTGCGCGACATCTTCGGCCGGCTGAAGGTCGACAACCGCGCGGACTTCCTCTACCAGGCCTCGCACCTCAACCGGCCCATCTGA
- a CDS encoding DUF2147 domain-containing protein — MKATRWFGLTSLCLMMASNALAQDAAPAAAPAAEAPAAAPAAKAPAAPATGPTGRWTTIDDETKKPKSVIVITEQDGKLFGKIEKLFREPTEDQNPVCDKCQGSLKDQPIIGMTILQNLKKDDDEWTGGTILDPANGKTYKCKVAVEDGGKKLKVRGYIGMSLLGRTQHWVRATE; from the coding sequence ATGAAAGCAACCCGGTGGTTCGGACTCACTTCCCTGTGTCTGATGATGGCCTCGAACGCCCTGGCCCAGGACGCGGCGCCCGCCGCGGCCCCCGCCGCCGAGGCTCCCGCCGCCGCCCCCGCCGCGAAGGCCCCCGCCGCCCCGGCGACCGGTCCCACGGGTCGGTGGACGACCATCGATGACGAGACCAAGAAGCCCAAGTCCGTCATCGTCATCACCGAGCAGGACGGCAAGCTGTTCGGCAAGATTGAAAAGCTCTTCCGCGAGCCGACCGAGGACCAGAACCCGGTCTGCGACAAGTGCCAGGGTTCGCTCAAGGACCAGCCCATCATCGGGATGACCATCCTCCAGAACCTGAAGAAGGACGACGACGAGTGGACGGGCGGCACCATCCTCGACCCGGCCAACGGCAAGACCTACAAGTGCAAGGTCGCCGTCGAGGACGGTGGCAAGAAGCTGAAGGTGCGCGGCTACATCGGCATGTCCCTCTTGGGCCGCACCCAGCACTGGGTCCGCGCCACGGAGTAG
- a CDS encoding acyl-CoA dehydrogenase family protein: protein MQETQEHRAIRQTVRKFVEQELNPYVDAWEDAELFPAREVFKKLGELGLLGITKPTEFGGLGLDASFSVAFAEELGHCTCGALPMAIGVVTDMATPALARFGSDELRREFLAPTLAGERVCSIAVSEAGAGSDVASVTTTARRDGDDYVIDGGKMWITNGLQADWVCLLANTGDGPAHANKSLIIVPMDRPGITRAKIRKLGMWASDTAQLFFDGVRVPVRNRIGDEGRGFAMQMQQFQEERLFVAASNLVTFDRLITQTADYARERKAFGQSILDNQSVHFRLAELQTEVEALRALIYRAVALYIENKDDPQVVKLASMCKLKSGRLARELVDGCLQYWGGMGFTWDNPLARAHRDLRLGSIGGGADEVMLGIISKAMGTLPRKSRG from the coding sequence ATGCAAGAGACCCAGGAACACCGCGCCATCCGTCAGACGGTCCGCAAGTTCGTCGAGCAGGAGCTCAACCCGTACGTGGACGCGTGGGAGGACGCGGAGCTCTTCCCCGCGCGGGAGGTGTTCAAGAAGCTCGGGGAGTTGGGGCTCTTGGGCATCACCAAGCCCACGGAGTTCGGCGGGCTGGGGCTGGACGCCTCGTTCTCGGTCGCCTTCGCGGAGGAACTGGGGCACTGCACCTGCGGCGCGCTGCCCATGGCCATCGGCGTCGTCACCGACATGGCCACCCCCGCGCTCGCCCGCTTCGGCAGTGACGAGCTGCGGCGGGAGTTCCTCGCGCCCACGCTCGCCGGGGAGCGTGTGTGCTCCATCGCGGTGAGCGAGGCCGGCGCCGGCTCCGACGTGGCGAGCGTGACGACCACCGCGCGCCGTGACGGCGACGACTACGTCATCGACGGCGGCAAGATGTGGATTACCAACGGCCTGCAGGCGGACTGGGTCTGCCTGCTCGCCAACACGGGGGACGGCCCGGCGCACGCGAACAAGTCGCTCATCATCGTCCCCATGGACCGGCCCGGCATCACCCGCGCGAAGATTCGCAAGCTCGGCATGTGGGCGTCCGACACCGCGCAGCTCTTCTTCGACGGCGTGCGCGTGCCGGTGCGAAACCGCATCGGCGACGAGGGGCGCGGCTTCGCCATGCAGATGCAGCAGTTCCAGGAGGAGCGCCTCTTCGTGGCCGCGAGCAACCTGGTGACGTTCGACCGGCTCATCACGCAGACGGCCGACTACGCGCGGGAGCGCAAGGCCTTCGGCCAGTCGATTCTCGACAACCAGTCCGTGCACTTCCGGCTCGCGGAGCTGCAGACGGAGGTGGAGGCGCTCCGCGCGCTCATCTACCGCGCCGTCGCCCTCTACATCGAGAACAAGGACGACCCGCAGGTGGTGAAGCTCGCCTCCATGTGCAAGCTCAAGTCGGGGCGGCTCGCCCGGGAGCTGGTCGACGGCTGCCTCCAATACTGGGGCGGCATGGGCTTCACCTGGGACAACCCGCTGGCGCGCGCGCACCGTGATTTGCGCCTGGGGTCCATCGGCGGCGGCGCCGACGAGGTGATGCTCGGAATCATCAGCAAGGCCATGGGCACCCTGCCTCGCAAGTCGCGAGGCTGA